From Daphnia magna isolate NIES linkage group LG2, ASM2063170v1.1, whole genome shotgun sequence:
ACTATACCCATCTGGCCTGCCGACAGCCCATCCTCATCTTTAAAACGGTTGATCATCttattcattcattcattccttcattctttgtgtgtgtatgtgtgtgtgcaagATTTTAATGTACAGTATTTTGAGTTGAAGAAAGCGCTACGCCCAAGATATTCATCGCAGATCGGCCTCAAACTGTACACGCGTGCGTGCAGCAACGTCCGTAATGGTCATAAGAACTTCACGGGTACAAACAACAACGACGGTGAAATGGAAGAGAAATCCCATCCAATCATCCTGTCGGTGTACAACTTCTGTTCCAACCGTGTTATTCTCTTCCCTAACCATACTACTGTCGGTATGTGAAGCACAAAATAGATACACACGCACTCTCTCTCTTCAAGAGTCTCCCcccggaaaaaagaaaatgctgtTCATCTTATGATATCTAGACTTCGCATTTTCAATGAGAAACAAGCAGGAAATACCTTGAGactacttttgttttttcctcaAAAGATCTGATTAGGTTGGATATACTAAAAACGAGGAAGAAAAGAGTGGAGGCAACGCATTTTACAAGGACGGTTTTTGTCGTCTAATAAGGCGCGTCTGAATATCCGAAATTCCGATAGTTTGCACGTATTGGGCGGGGTCGCATGGAGTAAAGATGACCTCGAGTGATTTCCCGTTTAAAGAGTGATTATTTTCCCGAACCGAAAACATGCGTCATGAGAATAGAAAGGTTGTAGAGTCGGTACGTTATCTGGACATTGATGGACAGCATTTTGACTTTCGCCAAGGCGTCACAAGGCCACACAACCAGTGACGCACATTACAATAGCTAACCTAATCGGTCCGGAGAATACGTACGTAATATATTGCAAAGTCCATGCCAATTTGATAATTTAAACAATCGCAATCACTTCCATAGTTGGAAAATGTCAAGTCTCTTGCAAATGAACAAAATCAAAAGGACTTACCTTGCAACAGCGACGTATGCAGGACGGAAGCAAATCCAACTGGGTGTAGAtctgatttgaaaaaaaaaaaaccagcgAAAACAGATGAGAAAACAAATGAGTTTGATGTCACCATCaaaataaacatttaaaaaaaactaaccgGTAgacaataaaacaattttgtaGAGTGGGTAGTATTATTTTAGACTGCCGGTCGCAACGGCTGACCGATGACTTGTGAGCCTGTCTGGTCAGTAACGCGGGATCAAGTGGAGATCTGGTGACTGGGACATCAGGTGAGTAAAGATTCggaatagaaaaaacaaaaaaccaaaaccaaaatcCTGGAATTACTCGATTCCCTTTCTCTCTGACTTGCAGCTATCCCAACTGTTGTCAGACGGACAAGAACAAGCAACCAGCAGGTCAGATAATGCAATAGGACAAGACGACTACAGTCACCGCCACACCACCGGCGAgtagcaacaacaaaacaaaatagaagggagtccctgtttgttttttttttaggttttcttttttctctaaAGTAGCGAGAGGTGAATGGAGAGCGGCCCAAGTACGGCCGGCGGACGGTGGTGTTTGAAGCTActaggtttgttttttttcttctttctcttctctctttctatttGTGTATAAAGAAGAggacaaagaagaagaagaagaagaaaaggtggTGGTGGATGGATGGAGAAGGGGAGGGAATCCGAACGCAGCAGAGATCCCAGCCAATAAACGAACGGTGCCAAAGTGAAAGGCAACTCCGGCATGGCCACCTTCGACGAAGAAGGGGGGAAACTCGGGGGAAAAGGACagtgaagtaaaaaaaagaagaacgagaagaagaaaacgaagtgaaaaaaaaaataaaagaaaacatagcGGAGAAATAAGAGACGAAGGAGAAGACGGAATCTCTCCGAAATCGAGTTCTATTACGTGACTTGCTCACGCACGTATATCTACTCATTATAATAGAACACTAGTTTCGGCAGAAGACACGTACAGAGGAAGAGCATGTGTCTAGACCAGCAAAGAGAAACGGTTTGAAGagccacaaaaaaataaaataaaacgggAATGAGTATAGAATAATTGGTGAAAGAAGAGTTACTAGTTGAATGTTTagtacaactgaaaaaaaaagagagagatgtTTGTATTCTAAAAACAACTTGAATAACGGGCTTCGTGGGAAAACAGGTCACACAATTACGCTAGTTTAAAGGGAAAAGGGCACACAAACAAAATGGCAACCCCACCCAGTCAAAATGCTACTAGTGTCAGCAGTCAGCAGGTTTGCCAATGATACGTACTATCGTTTAGCATATCATTATGAATCAGACGGGCGGCACGTTATTCCGTGCAACCAGCGCTTGACCGGTTTACTGGGCCTTTCTTTGAGGCTGGTTGCGTAAGGATATATGCACTCGACCTTCACATTTTGCTGCAGTACGCTGGCAGAACAATtcatttcattcttgtttATACCAGCATTCCTATTCAGCTATTCAGTGTGATTGATCAGCAAGCAAccatatttctcttttttgttttgttattttttactaCAATTTTTTGCCTTTATTCAATTGCCGCTTGTGATAACCGCAAGGCAAAATGAGCAAAAAACATAGAAATCGAACAATTGTTCCAAGGTCTCAATCATTtttagaattgaataaaaagaggtttttgttttttgttttttttataaataaagGCCAGCCATTATTTGGTGTATTTAGTCATAGTCACGACGAGAAAATAAGAATTGAGGAAATGAAACAGATGAGATTTGAGATTTAAAagttcgttctttttttttttacacgacGCAGGACGGTACTGGAACTAGACCGACGCGGTCGCTACTGGCGGGGACGTTTGAACGCCGTTGGACATCAACTGTGGCCAAGCAGAGAGCGGGAGCAAATTAGCGGGAGCGCCATTACCTCCTACAAAATACACGGGCCGCCTATTGCTGCCCATCATCGGATTAGCGAGCGGAGTCAAGATGGTAGACGACGGTTTAACTTTTTGTTTCGCATTGGTCGATGCCTGAGCTGTGGCCGGAACTCGATTTTGGTACATCGTCTGGaactgttgctgctgttggaAGGCAGGATTGCGCACCATTTGCTGGACCATGGCTGGATGTTGCATCATAGGTTGATGTTGCTGCACGTTGGGCACTGCCATTGGGGCGAAATTCGGTACCTGGACTTGCTGGCGTGGCCAATTGCTCGCGGCTGTTTGCACCTGATTAGTTGTTTGCTGGATTGCAGTGGCACCGCCAACCGCCATCTGCTGTTGCTGTGGTTGATTAAATACCACGGCCGGCGGGATAGCTGATGGTGCTTGCTGTTGGCCCAATCCTGTAAAGTTTGGCTGCCACTGTTCATTAAAAGGTGCTGGACTGGTGGCGGTCTGTTGCACCAAAGTAGCGGCCGGACTAGGAATCGGTTTTTGTTGCATCGTAGCCGAGCTGGGATTGGCCGTCGTTTGAGTGACAACAGCCGTAGGCTTTGTTTGCATATCTGTCTTTTGCGATGTTTCAATCTCGTTTAACCCGGCCGGTTTGTTTATGGCTTGTAATTTTTCAACGGAAGCCACTGGAGTAGCAATAACAGGAGCCGATGTTTGCTCTTTTTGGACTCGAGGAAGAATTGTTGTCGTCTCTTCGATTATTGCGGGAGTCGTGTTAATAGCTGTCGTAGGTTTCCTAGTAGTTGTCGTTGTCACGGTCGGGATGAACTTGGCGGTGGCCACGCCAGAAGTTGCGGATACGTTGTTTACGATGGAAGGCTTCGTAGTAGTCTTGGCTGACGTCGATGGCGGTAGAGTCGAAGTCGATGGCGTGTTGACTAAGAAACTCTTGGTAGATGCCGCCACGGTCGGCATTGCTGTGCTCAAGCGGAGGAAATCGGTCATCATATCGGGATAGTCGCTGTCGGCGAATTCATTCAATTGTTCCAGTTCTTCCACTTTCAAAGAAGGACGCGAGGCACCTGTGGTTGCAGTGTTGCTACTATCAGGCACCGGATGGCACCAGAATGCAGCGATGCACACAGCTAATGTTAGCCAACATTTGGCCATCTGGCATGAAAGAAAACATAAACAGGCATTCACATAACCACACTTTCCATAGAGATGACAAGCGCTTCAATAAAGCGATAAAGAATACACTAATCGATAACAGATGTCGGACGACTGGccacaattaaaaatataaaaaaaataaagaataataaaacttaCCAGACGGGAACTGCCGAGTGGTGACATGTTGATAGAACCTGTGAGAGATCGTCAGTTGAAATGATTCATCATCTGATCAGGTGCTGTGTcttaaatacaaaaaagatCCTGGACCTACCCATCCTCATCAATTAAGCAAGGCCAATGGGAAACGTTTTGAATGAGAAGACCTTCCAACTCCGGGTCAAAGCAGTTCGTCGGGGTATGTCCCATGGGTAGTTTTGCCAACCCTCGCAACGATTAGGAGATCCACGTTTAATCCCGTAATTGACAGGTGCACTTACATTCGCTTTATTCATGCTAAACAGCAATCGCTTGCAGCCCTTTCAGTTCGTGGTACGATTGTTCTTTTCCCCTCTCTCGTAATCGGATTATGGTGGCGTAATAACCAACCAAGGATGAATTCATAGTTAATAGTAATGTGGAAGTGGCGCGCACCTGATAATGCTCGATCAGTTCTTTCCTTAATCATTAGCAAGTTATTAAACGGCCAATCATCGGATCCAATCGAGCAGGAAATGGGCCAGTGTTTTCACCATTAAACAATAGGGAAGAGAATGctcttaaaacaaaaattacatttaCAATTTggtattcatttgttttcttttttaattttaaaattcgCTTGAAATCCATTACTGGTGTGTTCGTGATTTCACCCCAACATCTGCGATTCGGCAATGTTCCGCGATATCGCCAACAGTTCCAGGAAATCAAAGTGCTATTTTAAATATGCATGAAATTTCCGCAGGGGCTTTCCCTGCATCTCGATTGGCATTGTCGGATAAATAAGACGCACCTCATCCATTCTTATCGTTTGCGTATTCCAAAGTTAGTCCAGTGTGTTACAGCCATCTGGCTTGAAGCCACCACCCACCGTGCGGTCGTACTTGTTCAGCAGAACGATGATGAAGTAGCAGGCCAACTTCACTCACTTatcaaaagaaataagaaagagTGGGCGTCCTGAACAATCCtgaacaagaaagaaaaaaaaaacgatcgatTCATTaccaattttaattttacgAACTGCGCAATTCAGCTGAGAGGCTAAATTTGAATGAACGAGTCGGTAACTAACTCCTACACACTGTGTCGTGCGCAGGTCGTTTCACGCCTGACACACGCACGTTTATAATAGCAATACACGacaaaactaaatttttttacaatatttaTCATTCAAGTATATATTGTCCCAAAAGTAGTTAATGTTATTGAATTAATTTGcctttttattattcgttTTTATTGGATCTATATAACTTGACAGATTCGagctctctttttcttttattgcctTCCTGCACGATGCAGTTGCGAGACGTTGTGTAACAAGACAACAGTATTTATATTGGCTCGTCCTTTCTCTCTGTCGCTTTTAGCAGCTATTGTTTGGCATCGCTCAATGCCCAAAAGAACATTTAGAGGATAGCATTCACGAACCACGTAAGCCAGTCAATCGTTTTCTGATCGGATAAGAAAGAACGAGGGGAAACAGGAGAGGCAAGACCCTATATACATCGTTTAAAGTTTTGCGTGGAATTCAATCTCTTCAAACTCGTTTTTCTTTGAGTAAATAGTCGGCCTAAGTACTTGTctgtttgcttcaaaagaaCTGCAACTCACGTCTGTAATTGAGATGTTTCTTCAGCTAACAGTATAATGAGATTTTCAGTATTTGCCTACGTCTAATCCATTCACTTCACTTGGTGCTTGATCATGTAGGACGTCATTTTTGCTGTCCGCTTTTAAATGGATGCCAGAACATTTTTAGAATAAAAGCACACActgttttgttaaaaaaaaatgaacccTAATTCATTTCTTGCTGTCGATTTATGGTTGGTCAAAGGAGGGCAAGATGGAGAGAAAGAAAGTAGAAGGAGAAATGTTGGCTGATGGCATCCAGTATGGGATACGGTGCCAAGAAAGCTATCGGCATGCGATAATTTTCCCTACGTGATTTATTCCGACTGTCATCGTGGAATTGTCAATTCTTTTTTCGGATGAGATCCTTTTGCTTCTTTTCTCTTAGcacgtgttttttgttttgtggtCTGGCTCTATGTTTGTCGTTAGGCCAAATGCGGATAAGAAAATGGTAATATCGTAAACACCTgttgagaaaaacaaaaagaaggaagtCGAACGAAGCAAGAAGAGAGAAAGGTGAGAGGCCTCAGGGCTATCTGCCTACTCCAGAGgcgaaggtaaaaaaaaaaaaaagagaaacgaaagaCCGAACCGATATTCAACGTGGAAGAGAAAATATGTtttgataaagaaaagaaaaaaaagaagaagagaaaggcCGAAAaggaatgaagaagaaaaaaaaaaaaaggaagaagagaaagaaagaattcatatgcccccctttttcttctcttcgtCTCTCTCTTGCCGTCTGTTTCGGGCACAGGTATTtgcttttctctctctcttatttcGTTCTACGTGTAGCGCTCACACAAGGCGCCACGACGACCTGCAGCAAACGTACGGTACATTGGGCGTGTGGGGTGATGGGAGCGCACCAGGCCTCCTTTCATGGTATCCGAAGAGCACATTAAGCGCGCGCGCTTATAGTTTTGGGCTCTCGTACGATACGAGTGTGCcaactttctttctttcatttgttctCTTGTCTACTCGCTATCTTTACTGTAGttcttaattcttttttcttctccccctTCTTTACCTCTGGCTAAAATTGGCCATCCAACgtcctccttttctttcttttttgaattcttcTTCGCTGTGTTTTCTTATTCTCTTTCTTACTTCTTCCAggttcttctctcttttttttttcttccgttcttcttatataatttttagtcgattcctttttttttcgtagcATCGGGTTGTGGCGTGAGTCGTCTGAACACTAGACTAAGGCAGTTAAGAGCCAGCCCGGGCCGTCGACGGTCACGGTTCATTGTCGATTGTTGTGCTGTCCAAAAACGGTGaagaaaaatccaaaaagCTTGGACAAAACGAAATCAAGAGcgtgaaaaataaagaaggcTATTCAACTGAAAATCAAAGTGAATTCAAACACGTTCATCAATCAAGATTCTTGTCGTCCTTTGTGTTAACAGACAATTACGTAAAAAGAGCGGACGCAAATTGAGTGTTTCAAAAGAGAACAGGTTTTTCTTGATTGTCTGCCTTAATTTGCGTGTTGGACCAATTGGCAGCACGTCAAGTGGGAGGAagtgaaaaatagaaaaaaacaaaaacaaaacaagaacaaaaccACAATCACGGAGGAAAAGTCTGTCGGCGGGATActggaaaacaaatgaaaacagtCCATCCTTTCCTAATGTGGCCAAAGTGTCAGCAAAACATTCGGGCCGAGAAACCGTGATCGATCCTGCTTGGTCCAATAGACCTTCTCCATCTTTCGACCGAGAAAACTAGAActtaaaaaacacaaaaatcataaagaaataaaaaaaccaccCACCCACACAGGCCTGCCCCTCCCTGCTTTCTTCCTCCTACCTTGCCCACTCCTCCTCATTGGAGAGAGAGGAACTGGGACAAGAGTCGTGCGCCGTGCATTCAGACGACTGAGCGCCACTGACCGAATAGCGCGTTCAGCATACCGCAGTCCCGCCCGCTGCTACCGCAATCGTTCATTCACTATTCGTCTACTACACTTGATCCATGGCTACAGGATCTGTCGGCGGCGTAGGATAAGCTTTCCCTCTTTTCTCCTGCATTGAAAAATTGAGACAAGGCGTAGGCATTCGAGTGAAAACAGTCTGCCATTAAAGAAAAGGTATACCGAAATTGTGGAACagtttggaaaaagaaaaagaaaagaagcgaAAAGAAGGAATAGAAGAAACAGAGGAACTTTGGGTTTTTGGTCTGGTTGGAATCGCACCTCCCCCCCTATACTTACCTACCTACCTACCTACCTACCAATTTTgtagtttttctttcattctatCATTCTTTATagtttctccttctttctcccttttctgCCTTCCTctaaggggaaaaaaaaaatgaaagaaaacgaagcTTCCAAATAACTTGCCCAGGTGCCCAGTATCCACTACTATCCCTCCTCGTCTCTCCTATCTGTGAACTGCGtctgtttttctctctttcattctttctctttctttcttcgacGTCACAGATGGTATTAATCGTCCTTCCAAAGCTAAGTTTATTTCTCTCTGCAGAAAAGAGTCGCAGTTCAAACGCAGCTCTCAGTGGTGGACCAGACGCACTCACAGACTCAACACGCCTTCGCGACATTCCAGCCAGCAGAGTTTTACGACGAGGACCGGTCGCAACCAGTAAAAGAAGAGAGGATTGCAACATCGTTTAGTGCCATCCAGCCGATTCCTAATACGTCGTTGTTGGTGTGcgtcaatttattttttgttttgcctgACCGCTGTGGCCCGTTCCCGCGTCTACATGCGCTCGAGTGCAGTGTCAGTTTCGTGAGTGCACCTACCGGTTGGTGAATCCCCGTACCAgacaccatttttttttttttcactataGTTAAACGATCTCACGATCGCTCACGGTCATCGTGAAGGTGGCTCAAGGTTTACTGAAACGAGATAACATTTGATTGGCTGCCAGAAATACAACTTCAACCTTTATAAGGTATGTTTCAGAAAATTTGCATTGCAAGAAATAAACTTGGAATTTACCGACGAGTGcgtagaacaaaaaaaaatgggcgtttttgtgtgtgtgtgtgtgtgttctatCCTTCCTGTCCTtgtgtgtatatatttttgtatcttctttctctttttgactatggggagaaaaaaaaaaggaacaaatcCTAAAATTTCAAGATTGATGGCGGGACGGAAATAGTTTGGGGGGGGAGGACAATTTTCAATTCcagctgaaaaaaaagaatacaccCTCTATAGCCCCCCCTCCAATTTGCATCTTCAAGATTCACTCCTTTCCTCCTTTTAGCTGGATTTCAAATCACGTGCTGCACCCTACCTTTTCGCATTGGCATTCCATGTTTGTTCGATTCGTTTCTATCCTTACCCCACCgattcgtctttttttttttttttgcttaccTCCCCCCTGTCATTTCCTTCCTAGTCGTCATTGTCTGATTTTCCcgaccttttttctttttgcaccTGGCCCGTGATAGTAGATGGATCATCGAGACAGGTCTTGTATGGTAAAGAATTGAATCGTgattttccatttctttcggCCGCCAATTTCAGCAGGGTTTGATGCATTAGCGAAATTGCTTATTCATCACGATCATATTTGATCTATTTACCTTGTCCTTGTTGaattttggtttcttttcgaataattttttgttttctatttgctGTTGAACGTCTTTGTGTCAAGGTTTAACAGAAAGGTCGGCTGTGTCTAGCGTTCCAGTCAGCCTGCGAATTTTCATTAGCCGCCATCATGGAGACGGAATTATCCAACCTGGTAGAGTTCTACCGTGGCAGAAGCGTGTTCGTCACAGGTGGAACAGGTTTCTTGGGCAAAGTGTTGGTGGAGAAACTACTACGCTCCTGCCCGGATATCAAGGCCATCTATTTGCTCATCCGACCTAAAAAAGGCCAGGATGTCCGCAGCCGAATTGAAGAATTCAACCAACACATcgtaagaaaaatttgattcttacatttttatttttttttttttaaagagaaagcgttcgtgaaaatgaaatgattacGTCGGATGTTTGCTACATCGCGGTCGAACTATTGGAACTAGACTCTATATTTGCAGACAGACGGATCTTTGATCACGCAATATCCGCTTTGCCATGGGTGCCGAGTAATAATGGGCCAACCAATTTGGGTAAAGGTGGGGAACGTCTATGGGAAGCTCAAAGAGAAAGTTTGTTTGAAGggtatgttaaaaaaaaaagtaaaagacgGACGTGGGATGGTGCAACAACAGCACACAACATTAACTGGTTGTCTGGGTTTCGGTGCACGTGCACCCGTTTTCTTTGCTCGCTAGTGGGTTGTTGAGCAAGTCAGTCAGGCAGGTGGATCTCATCCATttgcaattttgttccgtTCCATCGAGTTTGCATCACACCCAACAaacgcttttcttttctttctgtctgATGAAGAAACACAGGGTACTCGTATTGCTGCAACGCATTCGTTTGCCTAGCAGCAACGTCGCCATGTTGGCCCGTTGCTGCTTTGGATCTAAGTTAGCGGTCGAGACGCGCTTCCCGATGGCGAGAGCTTGAAACGTTGGACGAAACATATGAGGAGGGGAGACTCACATGCGTGCGCAAGACATAATCTTTTTTCGAGATTGCCTCAAGTTTCAACTGCTCAACCGTGGAGCCCCCATTCCGAACGAATGGCGTCATTCGTGCCGGGTTGCGCCGCGAAT
This genomic window contains:
- the LOC116917208 gene encoding mucin-5AC, which produces MSPLGSSRLMAKCWLTLAVCIAAFWCHPVPDSSNTATTGASRPSLKVEELEQLNEFADSDYPDMMTDFLRLSTAMPTVAASTKSFLVNTPSTSTLPPSTSAKTTTKPSIVNNVSATSGVATAKFIPTVTTTTTRKPTTAINTTPAIIEETTTILPRVQKEQTSAPVIATPVASVEKLQAINKPAGLNEIETSQKTDMQTKPTAVVTQTTANPSSATMQQKPIPSPAATLVQQTATSPAPFNEQWQPNFTGLGQQQAPSAIPPAVVFNQPQQQQMAVGGATAIQQTTNQVQTAASNWPRQQVQVPNFAPMAVPNVQQHQPMMQHPAMVQQMVRNPAFQQQQQFQTMYQNRVPATAQASTNAKQKVKPSSTILTPLANPMMGSNRRPVYFVGGNGAPANLLPLSAWPQLMSNGVQTSPPVATASV